tgttgACTTTTAGCACACTTAAGGGGTCTTTAATTTGTTTATTACTGCGTTTGTAATTTGATAATGACAGAAAACGACAGGCTGATGCagtacaaaattaaaattcattatTGGCTGTCTGATGAAGGTGAAATTAAAATCAGTTAGTGTGGGAAATCTGTCAAGACTAATagattatttatgtttttacaaTCTAAATGACACTCAGCGTGTGAATAAAGCAGCTACTGGAATATTGGAAAGCCTACACACTTTGAACCaaaccaaaataataaatacaaccaTGTATcaggtttttgtttcatgttaaattaataactctgacattgccaCAGTGGCCAATGAGTGTTTTGACTGACGGACAActgcagcataaaaaaaataaaaacatcaacctTGAAACATAACAACAATTGTCATCTGTAACCTTTTCTAGTCGATTTTAGGGCGTACCATATTTAATACGGGCACGACTGCCATTGATGAGAGCATAAACGCGTACGTACTGTGCACTCCTGCTCCTTGGTGGCGAGCCGCATGACCAAGATGTTCTCCCTGCGTGCGgaatcctgctgctgctgcttgagCTTCTCCTCCGATTCCTTCAGGCCCGTGACGTCATTGGCTGGCGGTCCAACAAAACAAAGCGAACCCATCAGGAAAACAATCCCCATCCATTGACAACAAATACACGAACGCCACGAGGAATCGCCTGTGTGTGACGGCTggattgtgcgtgtgtgtacttaCAACAAAGCTCTGCGTATTTGGCCTCCAGGACCTGCACATAAGACTCGTGCTGCTTCCACCTAAAAACACGAGAATGTATTTGATATTTCGCTACCTGGACAGATTGAAACATATCTTAAGGATGTAATACTGTGATTCCCCGCAGTATCACGGTTCATAGATATTATTATAGACCTTTaagccagtgatttccaacctttatagagccaagacacatattttacaattgaaaagtcccacggcacaccaacaaaagtaagtgtcaccaaaaatggatcgatgaattactgtatgtacttcctgccatctaatagaagaggattttttttgttctagctgtcattgtgcctcattgGCATAAAAAGCTGAATAAAGatatattatttcttggaaatatttttttttaagcaattacataacttcccacagcacacacTTCAAGCAATTGCTTTTCTTGAATTTTGACACGGAACAGGAAAGTCTGAATTTAGAGTTGCACTCACTTAGCGTAGTACGACATGCCACGGCACGCCATCTTTGTTTGATAATTATTCTAAGTTATGGTAATGTATTTCACATTATAAGTTAGGATCAAGATAGTAAAcagtcttgtgtgttttttaaacatAATGCTACAAAATTTTTCGTCTGATGTGCCAATTTGACAGCAAACTTTAACTGAGCACTTGAAGCATGCACACTTTGCGTTCTATTCAGATAAAGTCTTTTCATCAAAGTGATGTTTTATGAcagtattgcatttttttaacagctcgAGTGACAACAGACACGATGGaatacttcaaaaaaaaaagagtacttcAAGAAGTTTAAATGGCTTAAAAGCATGTCGGTTGGAGTTATACTGGGCTTTAATAGCGGGTTTTCATCTATGCTGAAAAGATCTGGaatgtatccccccccccccccacgataaATTGTGATGATTGTATTTGTATACCTGGTGCACAGCTCTTCTCTGGTCAAGGTCTTCATGTCAGATTCACTGAGGCGAACCTGGATggagagaaaacaaaagacGAGTCAACATCAAGAGATTTAAAAAGGACTCCATGACTTGAATGTAACGCACAAGATTAACTCACCTTTTTGGGCAAAGGCTCCTCGTTGGTCATTGTGAACTGTACAGAAAAGGAAGTGGGGGGGACAGTAAGGTTaggtaaatgttattttgtgtgtgtgtgtgtttattgtgGACAATAACGGTCAAGCGCGATGATAAAAGCGAAGATGAAGCTACCGGCTAGTACACGGTGGCCTCGCGAGTGTGGCAGCTAGCGGTTAGCAGCAAACAGACAACCGAGCTAATGTTAACAGTCGCCCCACTTTACTGCGCACGATATCGCTCCCCGCTGCTACggtgggtgcaaaaaaaaaaaaaaaagcgaaccCGGGCGGTCTGGCTTCAACAATCACCCGGTTGAAAGGCGGGAGGGCACGCAAACCTCGCCTCCGTCTCAGCCACTTTGTTATCACAAAATGGCGGTGAAGGAAACGACTCCCTCCCTTTCGCTTCTTTTCCTCAAACTCGCGGGCTTGCACATAATCGCACGGCTTGCAAACGCCACTTACTAGCACAGCCCCCACCTCCCCCTTTGCGGCGGTGGTCTCCGGGCGTCTCGGTCGGAACGATTTGCTTCACGGCGTGGCGTCAGACGAGGTTATATTTAGTCGAGGAGCTCCGAGCGACCGGGAGTCATGTTGTTGGGCGAGGGGAGCGCAGAATGGCTCCGGACTAGTCGGATGGCGGCGAGGCGAGCTCTTGCCGAGTCACACGAGGAGCTCGCCGAAAAAACGACGACGGCTCACTTTGAAACACTCTCGCCAGAGAACTGCAAcgtttaaaatatttacatttaggccatgaaaatatatgtattgtatttttaaaatgagaataaataaaaagcatgaTGTGACTAAAATATTTATTAGATTTAGTTGTTATACTTATTTTTATATAtcgaattgaaagaaaaaaaaaagattaaaacaaAACTGGTGAAATGGGggaaatatttataaatatcaTCAAGTTggaataatcattaaaaaaaactcaaaattgtcaaAGATGTgttaaacattgtttttaatgtacagAGAATATTGCACATAAGTGACATTTGAACGTGtgcaaatgtactttttcctGTATAAAAATCCGAAATTAACATATTTCACATATTAGCCTCCTAAGTAATTCCAACCTCACGCTGTTCGGATGATTCAACTAgttattgagaaaaataaactcACGTATTTTCACAATAAATTAACCCCAATCATGGAACATTTTACACATGAACCCTCCTACTTTCCACATTTTCACGATTTAAACCGCTGCAACTTCAATTGTCACGTTTTTCTACATTTCAGAAATTCATTTAATTCAAAAGCTTTGAATGATTAACACGCAATTCGTTTACTGTCAAGTTTGTTCTTGTAGGGAATGCAACAATATTATACAGCTTCcgtttcacaagaaaaaaaaataagaggtaGAGCCAATCCTCTTTATAGGATATACGATCTTTGGACTTCTTACTGACTTGGCCCAAGTTTTTGTGAATATAGCTTTtaagtataaaaagaaaattagttgtttttttaatatattgtacATACAAACCAATATTTGTATCATCTATGCTGTTTTAATATTGCTTATTAAGTTGctgtaaaggtaaaaaaaagggtgatacatattttttaatatttattgagacaaaataaacatgaaacTGGGTGTTACGTGGAAATCATATAACTGTAActctggggaagaaaaaaacgaACTATAAATTTTATGAATCGCTcattccgaaaaaaaaaaaaaaaacacacacacccgcatGGCGACAATGGTACAGTCCAACGTCGCTGTCAAATTGAACTCGCCCACTCGCTCCAGTTCAAGGGCAGTCATTGAAAAGGCACAGAAAACAGTCAGCCTCGGTTCTGCTCACACCGCCGCCAACATGCTCTGCAGACTTAGTCAGATACACAGgtaaacacaaaataactcaCCGTCCTGCGTCTTGACTGCCCAGACGATGTCTACTCGTGAATTAGCCACGAAGTCGACACTGCTGTGCTTGGTGTACAAATTAAGCTAGCCTAGCACATGCTAACACTCGATTAGTTTGTTGcgcactcgttttttttttttttttttttaaagagccacaaaactgtaaaaaaattgcGTTTATTTCTAATGTTCTGGTAATATTTACTCTTAACGCAGGTCAGATCGAACCCATTACTTTCTGATTCATAGTTTTAGAATTCTCATGAGGCACATTATGCATAACAGCACATGCCAAATTATGTAATTTGTCAAACGTCCAAGGAGAGTTTACGTGAGGTACCAGGGTGGCCCGTTGCGTTTTTCTGAGCCCCAAAAATGTCAAGGCACAAAATGAAACCAAATCATCTTTACTCAATGTGAAACCTGGGCCTGTTTaaatgggggagaaaaaaagttggGACACATACAGGAACACAGAGATCTTAAATAATCAATGCTGTGGTTATGGGTTTGAATCTTAGTTCCTGCCTTCCTgtgttcaatttcaaaactgcaTTCGTTTCAGGTGCGCTGCCGGTTTAAGCGGACGTGTCCGGCAGAAGCACACGCTTCCCGACCTGACCTACGACTACGGCGCCCTGGAGCCTCACATCAACGCCGAGATCATGCAGCTGCACCACAGCAAGCACCACGCCACCTACGTCAACAACCTCAACGTGACGGAGGAGAAGTATAAGGAGGCGCTCGCAAAAGGTACCAAACGTTGACTCATGTCTGCGACaacgcaaccttttttttcttcttgctagAAAGTAAGTTTCAAAACTTGATTCGTATCAAGAGATTCAAAGCAAATCCCAGAAGTGAGGAAAGACTTCAAAAGTTTTGAATATTGATTTCATTTGccttttttatataatttatataagCAGTATTTTAGGCAATATAACATAGCCATTGGCGAAAAGAATTTTTATGCAAGGTGGGAGTTGCCATGAAGACTGTGCAAGGAATGATCATATTACACTAATTATGTAACACCACTGCACATATGTACAGTGCATTCCTCTGTAACATGTAGACTTTACAGCGATTTATCAACTATAATTTTTCATTCGATTTTGCATTTTAGGAGATGTGACGGCACAGGTCAGTCTTCAGGCTGCTCTCAAGTTCAACGGGGGAGGTCACATTAATCACACCATCTTCTGGACGAACCTCTCTCCCAACGGTGGGGGCGAGCCACAAGGTAAAAGTAGTGATTTTATTGGTAACTTTTGACTCCAAGCCACAATAAGGAGCAATAGGAGGAAAATGGACAAAAGCAATACATACTTTTCATTGACATCACACTgaccacatgtttttttttttttgtttacaacgccattttggatggCATGATCATGTCTACATATCACGGCTAGGAAGCGATAAGCGTATACTGTGATGTTTGGCTAcagttatcgtttgatcttttatcttggaagtcctttgacaaacgaacactaaCCAGAAGGGATTGAGGcaacttgtgctggagtgaggtagaaagaaagaagccacgtgAAAGTCGCGAGCAAGTATCTTCTCGTTATTATTAGACTGAGCtattgtaccgtattttccgcactataaggcgcactgcattataaggcgcaccttcaatgaatggcctattttaaaagtttttttcatatataaggcgcattgaATAGACACGACAGTAGAAGTTGGGGTTACGTtaggcatccattagatggagctgcactaaagggtcaatattgatccatatataaggcgcaccttcggcttttgagaaaattaaaggcttttagattCGCCGTACGGTACTTTTCGTATATAGCAAGTGTGGCGAAATTGGGATTGTGGCGACGTCAGCAGGACGGTAAGGAAGTGAGCTGGAGAGGTtttcgggggcggggggagcgGAATAAATATCGCCCAcgtttaaaaagtacagttggactcaacgtctacattattcaataacacgacagacagcaagatcataacatggcgTCAGAGTGATGGTAGTATAACGCCAGACtcatggttgggggggggggacaacgaATTGACCACGATGGAGGCGTACGTTCGGTGTTCCAAGCCCGAGGATGGACCgggactcatccaatttaccagatgcgtggcggaGAGTCAAGCAACACCCGAACTCATGTTCATGGAACCGCTTGAGAGGAAAAGTgcggtttcctcctgctgtggatcagCGCTAAAGGACGGGATGTCGCCAGTACGTGGACACTGACCCGAGATGAAGATAATTTGCTAAAAACTTAttacgaaaaattctctgaCCTCACTACAAAAGCAAACCCCGTATTTGCTAAATATAAGTTTCACAAAAAGGCGCGAGGTAACTCGATAAAAGACTGAGTCATGCGAGCACTTTTGTGACAGAACTGAAGCTGttgactgtaactacacaaacagcgacGAGATGGTCCGAGACCGCATGCTTTTCGCTAACAACTCAGTGCGCGCGAAAAGTTACACAGCCAGGGGCCGGCCCTCACGCTCGAAAAAAATCGATCGGCATAGGCCACTCCCACGAGTTAGccaaagtgcagctaaaggctatggctcgcgacagccacgaggtacACGTTATCcgccgcaaacctggaaagcgaAGTTTCACCGCGGGTGCTAGTAGGCATATTTACACCCCAAAGACCtctgtaaaaatatgtaacgAGTGTGGAGGATagcacagtaaattagctgaatgaaaagtatctattgtcCTTATCCTGCCTAGAAAAGGACTTTACTGACCCCTAGTGGTGACACAggaaagggtggggggggtgggacaTTCATGCCGCTAAGCAGCATTGTGTGCGTCAGGGGAACTCATGGAGGCCATCAAGCGGGACTTTGGCTCCTTCCAGAGCATGAAGGAAAGGATGTCTGCGGCCACAGTGGCGGTTCAAGGCTCAGGCTGGGGCTGGCTGGGCTACGACAAGCAAAGCGGAAGACTCTGCATCGCGGCCTGCGCCAACCAAGACCCTCTGCAGGGCACCACAGGTCAGCAATGATGTCGtgtccccgccccccccccttttttttttttaaat
This genomic window from Syngnathoides biaculeatus isolate LvHL_M chromosome 23, ASM1980259v1, whole genome shotgun sequence contains:
- the sod2 gene encoding superoxide dismutase [Mn], mitochondrial, whose amino-acid sequence is MLCRLSQIHRCAAGLSGRVRQKHTLPDLTYDYGALEPHINAEIMQLHHSKHHATYVNNLNVTEEKYKEALAKGDVTAQVSLQAALKFNGGGHINHTIFWTNLSPNGGGEPQGELMEAIKRDFGSFQSMKERMSAATVAVQGSGWGWLGYDKQSGRLCIAACANQDPLQGTTGLTPLLGIDVWEHAYYLQYKNVRPDYVKAIWNVVNWENVSERMQTAKK